In Mytilus edulis chromosome 7, xbMytEdul2.2, whole genome shotgun sequence, a single genomic region encodes these proteins:
- the LOC139482562 gene encoding uncharacterized protein encodes MRHEEIIEAVDRAWPKLNKCVYEIQLPPKTEFLELLKIVLQNNIFEFHGNIFRQRVGVPMGLSAAPCLTDLRMFEIISDILNRFQYSEDILMISIYRDDGFIIFNKSERHFMEFIKIANSIHPLIKFTHTISNTEIQFLDVTIYKGKRFLEDNILDVKLYRKPTDNFQYLDKTSSHPNAVFKGFIIGETIRIIRSSNNEIDRKQEIDLFKNKLIQRGYKESQIEPIMKETLKRSRHGTLIYKKKKKRIAPPLVLATRYNPLFKQLGRLIRKHWHIIEKNKTAKQLFPKPPIIAYKRHKNLKEYLTSSKL; translated from the coding sequence ATGCGTCATGAAGAAATTATTGAGGCGGTGGATCGTGCTTGGCCTAAACTAAATAAATGTGTATATGAAATCCAACTTCCACCTAAAACAGAATTTTTGGAACTACTAAAAATAGTtcttcaaaataatatttttgaatttcaCGGAAATATTTTTCGGCAGAGAGTGGGTGTCCCAATGGGACTATCAGCCGCACCATGCCTAACAGATCTaagaatgtttgaaataatatcAGACATACTAAATCGATTCCAATATTCGGAGGACATCCTAATGATCTCAATTTACAGGGACGATGggtttataatttttaataaatctgAAAGACATTtcatggaatttataaaaattgcTAATAGCATTCATCCATTAATTAAGTTCACACACACCATTTCAAATACTGAAATACAGTTCCTAGACGTAACAATATATAAGGGGAAGAGATTCTTGGAAGACAACATTTTGGATGTTAAACTATACCGGAAACCTACAGATAACTTCCAATACCTAGACAAAACCTCCTCTCATCCTAATGCAGTCTTCAAAGGATTCATTATTGGGGAAACAATAAGAATAATAAGATCGTCTAACAATGAAATCGACAGAAAACAGGAAATAgatcttttcaaaaataaattaatacaaaGAGGATATAAAGAAAGCCAAATTGAACCGATTATGAAGGAAACATTAAAAAGATCTAGACATGGTacattgatttataaaaagaagaaaaaacgtATAGCGCCACCTCTAGTGTTGGCAACTAGATACAATCCTTTGTTTAAACAACTTGGCAGACTGATAAGAAAACACTGGCACatcattgagaaaaataaaaCTGCAAAACAACTATTCCCAAAACCACCTATAATTGCATATAAACGACATAAAAATCTAAAGGAATATCTTACAtcatcaaaactataa